From the genome of Populus alba chromosome 10, ASM523922v2, whole genome shotgun sequence, one region includes:
- the LOC118035311 gene encoding LOW QUALITY PROTEIN: uncharacterized protein (The sequence of the model RefSeq protein was modified relative to this genomic sequence to represent the inferred CDS: deleted 2 bases in 2 codons) codes for MKFPANNHNNYQRKDKQPSEEQLPPLPITLKELYAKLLSIGQIAPLPIPPMQPPFPAWYNPEVTCEYHAGHAGHSIEACFAFKRKVLQLIKVGWVTFEDSPNQNSNPLPKHVDGRGGVNTMEIGSKKRVLKVTMAKLYLMLVQSEHLEETTEYCTRKSNFCLFHKKEGHHIDECIEFHQKVARMLTLGELRIEDVSDNEEVEMIEKCRIQSTTNGRSKLVLTRPSYASKVNYGGMPEDYGYTSNIETPLPLFRTEISGLTRSGRCFTPEELERQRKAKGKEVLDLDKEFEVNKPVTEEETNEFLKLMKHSEYSIVDQLKKTPAKISIMSLILSSEPHRNALKKVLNEAYVPQDIEQKTMEHLVGRIHAANYLYFTEDELDAEGTGHNKPLYVTVRCKDCLVGKVLIDNGSALNVLPRHMLDEMPIDPSHMQPSVITARAYDGSSRPVVGSIEVELAVGPQVFLVTLQVMDIYPSYSMLLGRPWIHSAGAVTSSLHQCLKYIANGVLVTVKAEETISMVRNVAVPFIEAEDCKDGNLHAFEVVNTEWVPENTVVRKPEISEATKMAAKSFLKNKIPFPYDMEQGRPEWMGIIKLKAAEQRFGLGYKPKKEDYKRAAGARREKRMARIEGRKPEEENLAIPPIRITFPKAAYVIQPAGGHGDLFQKFSSMNINTLEENQVKDIAEKFESERRIEELPQLTIHTLEEVTVKTFVRKLAEGEKFQNWETQEAPLVFKMFKIHLDVLLCIYTSPSAFRNPESGSSTTTPALYIENEWPKFKEYIVAVEDEEWEEENIWEFKKLIEQHEQAWRPAKEELETINVGNEEIKRELKIGTLITPEAKEELIALLKDYVDVFAWSYEDMPGLDTDIVVHRIPLMEGCKPIKQKLRRTHPEVLIKVKAEIEKQWDAGFLEVVKYPQWVSNIVVVPKKEGKIRVCVDFRDLNRASPKDNFPLPHIDMLVDNAARSSTYSFMDGFSGYNQIRMAPEDREKTTFVTPWGTFCYKVMPFGLKNAGATYQRAMVTLFHDMMHKEIEVYVDDMVAKSKEGENHVQILKKLFERLRKYKLRLNPSKVFIRVKSGKLLGFVVSDKGIEVDPEKVKAIQSMPPPKTEKEVRGFLGRLNYIARFISHLTATCDPIFRLLRKKNPGIWNEECDKAFDKIKQYLLNPPLLVPPVPERPLILYLTVTETAMGCVLGQHDETGRKERAIYYLSKKFTEYEFRYTMIEKLCYALAWATKRLRQYMLYHTTWLISKLDPLRYICEKPYLSSRIARWQVLLAEYDIVYMTRKAVKGSVIADHLADHAMEDYEPLKFDFPDEDVFAIEEEKSDWWVMYFDGAVNVCGNGAGAVIISPDKKQYPVSVKLQFGCTNNTAEYEACILGLEAALEMNIKKIDVYGDSMLIICQVKGEWQTKEEKLRPYQEYLAKLAKEFEEIEFTHLGREGNQFADALATLASMAKIDFGHKVQPVHINIRNNPAHCCSVEREVDGNPWYYDIKNFIQNQAYPMGASKIDKKTLRRLAMDFYLDGEILYKKSFDGTLLRCLDEFEAKSTVREVHEGICSTHANGHVMARKIQRAGYFWMTLEKDCIDYVRKCHKCQVYSDKINAPPAPLFNLTSPWPFAMWGIDVIGPVNPKASNGHRFILVAIDYFTKWVEAGSFAHVTQKVVKKFIERDLICRYGPPEKIITDNAQNFNGKMIIEFCTKWKIKHSNSSPYRPKMNGAVEAANKNVKKIIQKMVVTYKDWHEMLPFALHAYRTAVRTSTGATPYMLVYGMEAVMPLEVEIPSLRVLLDSELEEVEWAKVRYEQLNLISEKRIAAICHHQLYQRRMAKSYDKKVRPRGFHEGDLVLKKILPLPGENQSKWAPNYEGPYVVKKAFSGGALLLSGMDGEDLVRFVNADSVKKYYV; via the exons ATGAAATTCCCAGCAAATAACCACAACAATTACCAAAGAAAGGATAAGCAACCATCagaagaacaactacctccttTACCAATAACCTTAAAAGAATTGTATGCCAAGCTGTTAAGTATTGGGCAGATAGCTCCCCTACCCATACCACCTATGCAACCACCTTTCCCTGCCTGGTACAACCCTGAGGTgacttgtgaataccatgctggtcACGCGGGCCATAGCATTGAGGCttgctttgcttttaaaagaaaGGTGTTACAACTGATCAAAGTGGGATGGGTCACTTTTGAGGATTCACCTAATCAGAATTCAAACCCTTTACCTAAACATGTTGATGGTAGGGGAGGAGTGAATACCATGGAGATTGGTAGCAAAAAGAGGGTGTTGAAAGTGACCATGGCCAAGCTTTACTTGATGTTGGTGCAGTCTGAACATTTGGAAGAAACGACTGAGTACTGCACAAGGAAAAGTAACTTTTGTCTTTTCCATAAAAAGGAAGGGCATCACATTGATGAATGCattgaatttcatcaaaaagtTGCAAGAATGCTAACTCTAGGAGAGTTGAGGATTGAGGACGTAAGTGACAATGAAGAGGTAGAGATGATAGAGAAATGTAGAATCCAATCAACAACTAATGGTCGCTCAAAACTGGTATTAACTAGGCCCTCATATGCAAGCAAAGTAAACTATGGAGGGATGCCTGAAGATTATGGTTATACTTCGAATATCGAAACTCCTTTGCCGCTGTTCCGAACTGAGATAAGTGGGCTAACTCGGAGTGGTCGTTGTTTCACACCTGAAGAACTAGAAAGACAAAGGAAGGCTAAAGGCAAGGAGGTGTTGGACCTTGATAAAGAGTTTGAGGTGAATAAACCTGTGACTGAGGAAGAAACAAATGAGTTCCTGAAATTGATGAAGCATAGTGAGTACAGTATAGTGGACCAGTTGAAGAAGACCCCTGCTAAGATCTCCATCATGTCATTAATACTCAGCTCCGAGCCACATCGGAATGCTTTG AAAAAAGTATTGAATGAGGCCTATGTGCCCCAAGATATTGAGCAAAAGACTATGGAACATCTAGTAGGAAGGATTCATGCTGCCAATTACTTGTATTTCACGGAAGATGAACTTGACGCTGAAGGAACTGGACATAACAAACCCTTGTATGTCACGGTCCGATGCAAAGATTGCCTCGTCGGCAAGGTTCTCATTGATAACGGCTCGGCCCTGAATGTGTTACCAAGGCATATGCTAGATGAAATGCCGATAGATCCCTCACATATGCAACCCAGTGTGATAACGGCGAGAGCGTATGATGGCTCATCAAGGCCAGTTGTAGGGTCAATTGAGGTCGAACTAGCTGTGGGTCCACAAGTCTTTCTAGTAACCCTTCAAGTGATGGATATCTACCCTTCCTATAGCATGCTGTTAGGAAGGCCGTGGATACATTCGGCGGGAGCTGTCACCTCTTCGCTACATCAATGTTTAAAGTACATTGCCAACGGTGTCCTGGTTACTGTTAAGGCTGAGGAGACTATATCGATGGTAAGAAATGTGGCGGTTCCATTCAttgaagcagaagattgtaaggACGGAAACCTTCATGCATTTGAGGTTGTGAATACAGAGTGGGTGCCCGAGAACACTGTGGTGAGAAAGCCAGAAATCTCGGAAGCCACTAAAATGGCCGCTAAaagctttttgaaaaacaagattcctTTCCCATACGATATGGAGCAAGGAAGGCCTGAATGGATGggtataatcaaattgaaagctgCAGAACAGAGGTTTGGGCTTGGATATAAGCCCAAGAAAGAAGATTACAAACGAGCTGCTGGtgcaagaagggagaagagaatgGCTAGGATTGAAGGAAGGAAGCCTGAAGAAGAAAACTTAGCCATCCCTCCAATCAGGATTACATTTCCAAAGGCCGCCTATGTGATACAACCTGCTGGGGGACATGGAGACCTCTTTCAGAAGTTTTCTTCAATGAACATAAACACCCTGgaggaaaatcaagtcaaagaCATTGCTGAGAAATTTGAATCCGAAAGGAGGATTGAAGAGCTGCCACAATTAACCATCCACACTTTGGAAGAAGTCACCGTCAAGACTTTTGTTCGGAAACTAGCCGAAGGGGagaagttccagaattgggagacccaagaagctccattggtttttaaaatg ttcaaaattcatcttGATGTCTTACTATGCATTTACACATCACCTTCCGCTTTCAGGAACCCTGAAAGTGGATCCTCCACAACAACACCTGCACTTTAcattgagaatgaatggccaaaatttaaagaatacatagtGGCTGTAGAAGATGAGGAATGGGAGGAGGAAAACATATgggaattcaaaaaattaatagaacaacACGAACAGGCTTGGAGGCCCgctaaagaggaacttgaaaccataaatgtaggcaatgaagaaatcaagcgaGAGCTGAAGATAGGGACTTTGATCACCCCTGAAGCAAAGGAAGAGTTGATTGCACTGCTCAAAGATTATGTGGATGTCTTTGCCTGGTCCTacgaggatatgcctggtttggatACGGACATTGTAGTACATAGAATACCACTGATGGAAGGATGCAAGCCGATTAAGCAGAAGTTAAGGAGAACTCATCCGGAGGTCTTAATCAAGGTAAAAgcggaaattgaaaaacaatgggACGCTGGTTTTTTGGAAGTAGTGAAGTATCCACAATGGGTGTCAAACATAGTGGTGGTACCCAAAAAGGAAGGTAAAATCAGGGTTTGCGTGGACTTTAGGGATTTAAACCGGGCTAGCCCTAAAGATAATTTCCCTttaccacacatagatatgtTAGTTGATAATGCAGCACGCAGCTCCACATATTCCTTCATGGATGGGTTTTCAGGCTACAATCAGATAAGAATGGCGCCAGAGGATAGGGAGAAGACAACCTTTGTAACACCATggggaaccttttgctacaaagtcatgccatttggtttaaagaatgcTGGGGCCACTTACCAAAGGgctatggtgactttgttccacgacatgatgcacaaagagattgaagtatacgtggatgacatggttgctaaatctaaagagggagagaatcatgtccaaatattgaagaaattatttgaaagattaaggAAATATAAGTTGAGACTTAACCCCAGCAAAGTGTTCATTCGGGTGAAATCCGGTAAGCTGTTGGGGTTTGtggtgagtgacaaagggatagaagtggatcctgaaaaagtaaaagctattcaatctatgccaccccccaagactgagaaggaggtgagaggtttcttaggaaggttgaattacatcgcTAGGTTTATATCCCATTTAACCGcgacttgtgacccgatctttcgtTTGTTGAGGAAAAAGAACCCTggaatatggaatgaagagtgtgataaagcttttgataaaatcaagcaatactTGCTAAATCCACCTCTGCTTGTTCCTCCTGTCCCAGAGAGGCCATTGATTTTATACCTAACAGTAACCGAAACGGCAATGGGATGTGTGCTTGGGcaacatgatgaaaccggaaggaaggaaagggcCATTTATTACCTAAGCAAGAAGTTCACGGAATATGAGTTTAGGTATACTATGATTGAGAAGCTGTGCTACGCACTAGCATGGGCTACAAAGAGATTACGTCAGTATATGTTGTATCACACTACATGGTTAATTTCCAAGTTAGACCCGTTAAGGTACATTTGTGAAAAGCCTTATCTATCTAGCCGAATTGCAAGATGGCAAGTTCTTTTGGCTGAGtatgacatagtatatatgacaaggaaagccgtgaaaGGGAGTGTTATTGCCGATCACCTGGCTGACCatgctatggaagattatgagccgTTAAAATTTGACTTCCCCGATGAAGATGTGTTTGCAATCGAGGAAGAGAAATCAGATTGGTGGGttatgtactttgatggtgctGTAAATGTATGTGGTAACGGAGCGGGGGCAgtgataatctctcctgataagaagCAGTATCCGGTTTCAGTTAAGCTGCAGTTCGGGTGCACCAATAACACGGCTGAGTACgaagcttgcattcttggtTTGGAGGCTGCATTAgagatgaacataaaaaaaatagatgtttatgGAGACTCAATGCTGATTATTTGCCAAGTGAAaggagaatggcaaaccaaagaagagAAGTTAAGGCCTTACCAAGAATACCTAGCTAAGCTGGCtaaagaatttgaggaaatagagttcacccatctgggaagggaagggaaccagtttgcagatgctttggccacactagcatctatggccaagatagactttgggcacaaggtacaaccagTACACATCAATATTAGAAATAACCCCGCTCATTGTTGCTCGGTCGAAAGAGAAGTGGATGGAAACCcgtggtactatgatatcaagaatttcatccaaaaccaggcatatcccatgggggcatccaaaatcgacaagaagactttgagaaggttggcaatggatttttatCTGGATGGGGaaattttgtataagaaatcatttgacgggactttgttgagatgtttggatgaattTGAGGCAAAAAGCACGGTACGGGAagtccatgaagggatttgctcaactcatGCTAATGGACATGTGATGGCCAGGAAGATACAAAGAGCCGGGTACTTCTGGATGACGTTAGAGAAAGATTGTATCGATTATGTCCGGAAATGTCATAAGTGCCAAGTATACAGTGACAAAATCAATGCTCCTCCAGCTcctcta tttaatttaacatctccatggcccttcgcgatgtggggaattgatgtgattggaccggtaaacccaaaagctagcaatggtcataggtttattctcgtggctatcgactacttcacaaaatgggtagaagctgggtcatttgctcatgtgacgcaaaaagtggtgaagaagtttattgagagagatttgatatgtcggtatggtccaccagaaaagattataacgGATAATGctcagaatttcaacggcaagatgataatagagttctgcactaaatggaaaatcaagcattccaattcttcgccatacaGACCTaagatgaatggtgcggtagaagctgctaataaaaatgtcaaaaagattattcagaagatggtagtcacctataaggattggcatgagatgttgccatttgcccttcatgcatatcgcaccgcagttcgaacctcaacaggagccaccccgtacatgttggtgtatggaatggaggcggtgatgcctttagaagtggaaatcccatcattAAGAGTGTTGTTAGACTCTGAGCTGGAAGAGGTAGAATGGGCAAAAGTTAGATATGAACAGTTGAATTTGATTAGTGAAAAGAGAATAGCCGcgatctgtcatcatcaactctaccaaagaaggatggctaaatcatatgacaagaaggttcgacctcgaggattccacgaaggagatcttgtactaaagaaaatattacctTTACCTGGAGAAAATCAGAGTAAATGGGCACCTAACTATGAGGGGCCTTACGTGGTGAAGaaagcattctcaggaggagctttgTTACTTTCtggaatggatggagaagatctagttagGTTTGTGAATGCTGACTCTGTAAAGAAATACTACGTttga